From a single Rhodococcus qingshengii JCM 15477 genomic region:
- a CDS encoding YraN family protein, whose amino-acid sequence MARNMALGARGEDVAVEFLIDAGLEIVERNWRCRYGELDVIATSGDRIVFVEVKTRSGVGYGSPAESVTFAKQRRIRVLAMQWLTDSGRSWSRVRFDVVAVLIGRDGVPSVEHFVDAF is encoded by the coding sequence ATGGCGAGGAATATGGCGTTGGGGGCTCGGGGCGAGGATGTGGCTGTCGAGTTCCTGATCGATGCGGGTTTGGAGATTGTCGAACGCAATTGGCGTTGTCGGTACGGCGAGTTGGATGTGATTGCGACGTCCGGTGATCGAATTGTGTTCGTGGAGGTGAAGACTCGGTCGGGTGTCGGGTACGGGAGTCCGGCGGAGTCGGTGACGTTCGCGAAGCAGCGTCGGATTCGGGTGTTGGCGATGCAGTGGCTCACTGATTCGGGTCGGTCGTGGTCGAGGGTGCGTTTTGATGTGGTGGCTGTGTTGATCGGTCGCGACGGTGTGCCTTCGGTCGAGCATTTTGTGGATGCGTTCTGA
- a CDS encoding YifB family Mg chelatase-like AAA ATPase, with the protein MALGRAHSVAVSGVDGQIVEIEADIGRGLPAVHLVGLPDTALHESRDRIRAAVTNSGEEWPDSKVILALSPATLPKVGSVYDLALSLSVLDAAKKLPRKLLRETVFLGELALDGRLRTVRGVLPAVLAAKRAGWGTVVVPARALAEAGLVKGIEVLGADDLSAVIGWLRGELALAVPDVFERADVVTARDLSEVVGQTDARWAIEVAAAGAHHLMLTGPPGIGKTMLAQRLPGILPPLTEGESLEVTAIHSVAGVLPEDRPLIDMPPFIAPHHSSSVSSLVGGGSGMARPGAVSRAHRGVLFLDECAEIGVKVLEALRTPLEDGEVRIARRDGVARYPARFQLILAANPCPCAPPRDADCVCAPAARRRYLGKLSGPLLDRVDIRVRMQAVATGALIDEVGESTSDVRARVAAARDTAAQRWSEYGWRTNAEVPGPALRQKFRLSRAALAPVERALRKGVITARGADRALRVAWSVADLAGEAMPGPDQVVTALDFRDRGFQ; encoded by the coding sequence ATGGCGTTGGGGCGGGCGCATTCTGTTGCGGTCAGTGGTGTGGACGGGCAGATCGTGGAGATCGAGGCGGATATCGGGCGCGGGTTGCCTGCGGTGCATTTGGTGGGGCTGCCTGATACGGCGTTGCACGAGTCGCGTGATCGGATTCGGGCCGCGGTGACCAATTCTGGTGAGGAGTGGCCGGACAGCAAGGTGATTTTGGCGTTGTCGCCGGCGACGTTGCCGAAGGTGGGCAGTGTTTACGATTTGGCGTTGTCGTTGTCTGTTCTCGATGCGGCGAAGAAGTTGCCGCGGAAGTTGTTGCGGGAGACTGTGTTTTTGGGGGAGTTGGCACTCGACGGTCGTTTGCGGACGGTGCGCGGTGTGTTGCCTGCGGTGCTTGCGGCGAAGCGGGCGGGATGGGGGACTGTGGTGGTTCCAGCTCGGGCGTTGGCAGAGGCGGGCCTGGTCAAGGGGATCGAGGTGCTGGGTGCCGATGATTTGTCTGCGGTGATCGGGTGGTTGCGTGGTGAGTTGGCGCTGGCTGTTCCCGATGTCTTCGAGCGCGCTGATGTGGTGACGGCGCGGGATCTGAGTGAGGTTGTCGGGCAGACGGATGCTCGGTGGGCGATAGAGGTTGCTGCGGCGGGTGCGCATCATTTGATGTTGACGGGTCCGCCGGGGATCGGGAAAACGATGTTGGCGCAGAGGCTTCCGGGGATTCTTCCACCGTTGACGGAGGGGGAGTCGTTGGAGGTGACGGCGATTCATTCGGTGGCGGGGGTGTTGCCGGAGGATCGGCCGTTGATCGATATGCCGCCTTTCATTGCGCCGCATCACAGTTCGTCGGTCAGTTCGCTGGTGGGTGGTGGTAGTGGGATGGCTCGTCCTGGTGCGGTCAGCCGCGCCCATCGCGGCGTGCTGTTTCTCGACGAATGTGCCGAGATCGGGGTGAAGGTGCTCGAAGCGCTACGCACGCCACTCGAAGACGGGGAAGTGCGAATCGCCCGGCGGGACGGAGTGGCGCGTTATCCGGCGCGATTCCAGCTCATCCTGGCCGCGAATCCGTGCCCGTGCGCGCCGCCCCGAGACGCGGATTGCGTCTGTGCGCCCGCGGCACGTCGCCGATACCTGGGTAAATTGTCCGGCCCGTTGTTGGACCGGGTCGACATTAGAGTCCGGATGCAGGCGGTTGCAACCGGAGCGCTGATCGACGAAGTGGGGGAAAGCACCAGCGATGTTCGTGCGCGCGTGGCGGCAGCTCGAGACACTGCGGCCCAGCGGTGGAGTGAGTACGGGTGGCGGACCAACGCGGAGGTACCAGGGCCGGCGTTGAGACAGAAGTTCAGACTCTCGCGTGCGGCGCTGGCGCCGGTGGAACGGGCGCTACGTAAAGGGGTGATCACAGCTCGAGGGGCGGACCGAGCGTTGCGGGTTGCCTGGAGTGTCGCCGATCTGGCAGGTGAGGCGATGCCCGGACCAGATCAAGTTGTCACCGCACTCGACTTCCGCGACAGGGGATTCCAATGA
- the dprA gene encoding DNA-processing protein DprA produces the protein MTAHDPRLLAWAYLSRVVQGPSAYMSMLIDELGVEETARAVRNGDLPPAIEEKTRARAHIDTAQRDLDLMEAMGGRLVTPNCADWPAWRMLSFDGLDPSGGETAPFVLWVLGSGDLVDLTERSVGIVGTRASTAYGEHVTAEIAGDLAVDGWTVISGAAFGIDGAAHRAALGVGGTTLAVLACGVDRAYPSGHARLLKQIASSGAVISEYPPGTTPAKFRFLARNRLVAALSDGVVVVEAGWRSGARNTANWARKLGRPVMAVPGPVTSASSTGCHRMIREGEAQLVSNAVDVVEASGPFGVGDSAEDAAATRDIDALRGNSRLVYEALPGTGSRSTRELSEESGLLIAQVRATLPLLELEGFASSDSSGWFRTR, from the coding sequence ATGACTGCACACGACCCACGACTACTTGCCTGGGCATATCTGTCCCGCGTCGTGCAAGGGCCCAGCGCGTATATGTCCATGTTGATCGACGAGCTCGGGGTCGAAGAAACTGCGAGGGCGGTTCGCAACGGCGATCTGCCACCCGCGATCGAGGAGAAGACGCGAGCCCGCGCTCACATCGACACAGCCCAACGAGACCTCGACCTGATGGAGGCGATGGGTGGCAGACTCGTAACACCGAACTGCGCCGATTGGCCGGCGTGGCGAATGCTTTCCTTTGACGGACTCGATCCCTCCGGGGGTGAGACGGCACCATTTGTGTTGTGGGTGTTGGGGTCCGGGGATTTGGTTGATCTGACCGAGAGATCGGTTGGAATTGTGGGCACGCGGGCATCTACTGCGTACGGCGAACACGTGACGGCAGAGATTGCCGGTGACCTGGCTGTCGACGGGTGGACCGTGATTTCCGGGGCGGCCTTCGGTATCGACGGGGCCGCGCACCGCGCTGCATTGGGCGTAGGTGGAACCACACTGGCTGTCTTGGCCTGTGGGGTCGATCGAGCGTATCCGTCAGGGCATGCGCGACTACTCAAACAGATAGCGAGTTCGGGTGCAGTGATAAGTGAATATCCACCGGGCACAACACCTGCAAAGTTCCGGTTTCTGGCAAGGAATCGACTGGTAGCTGCGTTGTCGGATGGAGTAGTGGTGGTCGAGGCGGGTTGGCGCAGTGGTGCACGCAATACCGCCAATTGGGCTCGGAAGTTAGGCCGTCCCGTGATGGCGGTGCCCGGACCGGTTACCTCGGCATCGTCGACCGGATGCCACCGGATGATCCGAGAAGGTGAAGCGCAACTCGTTTCCAATGCCGTGGATGTAGTCGAAGCGTCAGGCCCATTTGGTGTCGGGGATTCCGCGGAGGATGCGGCCGCGACGCGTGACATCGACGCATTGCGAGGCAATTCTCGATTGGTATACGAAGCATTGCCGGGAACGGGGTCTCGCAGTACGCGTGAGTTGTCCGAGGAATCGGGATTGCTCATAGCTCAGGTTCGTGCCACTCTTCCTCTGCTCGAACTGGAGGGATTTGCAAGTTCTGATTCGAGTGGTTGGTTTCGGACGCGGTAG
- a CDS encoding histone-like nucleoid-structuring protein Lsr2, protein MAEKLIRQLIDDLDGKPIDDGFGDRIEFSYQGTDYVIDLRATNAEKFDAAVKPFVEAAAKVSGKRGKKAQAASPQATSGSGRSKETLQAIRDWAGKNGYEVAPRGRIKAEIIDAFDAAH, encoded by the coding sequence ATGGCTGAGAAGCTGATTCGGCAACTCATCGACGACCTTGATGGTAAGCCGATTGACGATGGATTCGGTGATCGAATTGAGTTCTCTTACCAGGGAACGGATTACGTGATTGATCTGCGCGCCACCAATGCAGAGAAGTTCGACGCTGCGGTGAAGCCGTTCGTCGAGGCTGCTGCGAAGGTGAGCGGGAAGCGCGGCAAGAAGGCTCAGGCTGCATCTCCGCAGGCCACATCAGGTTCCGGACGCTCCAAGGAGACGCTCCAGGCCATCCGTGACTGGGCAGGTAAGAACGGTTACGAAGTTGCTCCGCGTGGGCGTATCAAAGCGGAAATCATCGACGCTTTCGACGCTGCACACTAG